A single genomic interval of Xyrauchen texanus isolate HMW12.3.18 chromosome 8, RBS_HiC_50CHRs, whole genome shotgun sequence harbors:
- the LOC127648229 gene encoding outer dynein arm-docking complex subunit 4-like isoform X2: MLKLLRASPRLQPGEKTCLVARSKCYVKLGDAESALNDAEASLKDNKDFFKGLYQKAEALYTMGDFEFALVYYHRGHKLRPELQEFRLGIQKAQEAIGNSVGSPSSVKLETKGDLAYFHKSIGVRQKHFIDSHKKEPRQHGQKMPKRERTAKQLLGELYRDREYLEKLLQDEDLIKGKIRTGERVQDLIEGCISYLDTRTEFWQQQKPIYARQRDRKLMQQQWSRALHKPPSDPTRHVLTSLEEIDTALSAGKAESSLKKARELMKAVQGWTDGVLPNKKEVIGNLHSCIGNALMDLGKMDKALNHHKKDLELAKQGDLMDSKSRALDNIGRVYARIGKFQQAIEVWEEKVPLVCSGLEKAWLFHEIGCCYLELKRYIEARDYGSRSLAAADDIRDGKWQLNASVLVAQVELKLGNNKASVLHFERALDRAKLMHDDSAREAIQKALREARQKVTQ, translated from the exons ATGTTAAAGCTACTGAGAGCTTCTCCGCG TTTGCAGCCGGGTGAAAAGACCTGTCTGGTGGCCAGATCCAAGTGTTATGTGAAGCTGGGAGATGCAGAGAGCGCGCTGAACGATGCCGAGGCATCCCTCAAAGACAACAAGGACTTCTTTAAG GGTCTGTACCAAAAGGCAGAGGCCCTGTACACTATGGGCGATTTTGAGTTTGCATTGGTCTACTATCACAGAGGCCATAAGCTACGTCCAGAGCTTCAGGAGTTCAGACTGGGTATTCAGAAAGCTCAAGAGGCAATTGGCAACTCTGTGGGGA GTCCTTCCTCTGTCAAGCTGGAGACTAAAGGAGACTTGGCTTACTTTCACAAATCTATTGGG GTTCGTCAAAAGCATTTTATTGATTCTCACAAGAAGGAACCAAGACAGCACGGCCAGAAGATGCCCAAAAGGGAAAGAACAGCCAAGCAACTTCTAGGAGAGCTTTACCGCGACAGAGAGTACCTGGAGAAACTTCTTCAAGATGAGG ATCTCATAAAAGGTAAAATACGAACTGGAGAGCGTGTGCAAGATCTGATTGAAGGCTGTATCTCATATCTGGACACACGGACGGAGTTCTGGCAGCAGCAGAAGCCCATCTACGCACGCCAGCGGGACAGAAAACTGATGCAGCAGCAGTGGAGTCGTGCTCTTCACAAACCCCCTTCTGATCCCACCCGCCATGTCCTCACCAGCCTAGAGGAAATTGACACAG CCTTGAGTGCAGGTAAGGCAGAGAGCAGCCTGAAGAAGGCCCGTGAGCTCATGAAGGCAGTGCAGGGATGGACTGATGGGGTTCTGCCTAATAAAAAAGAAGTGATTGGGAACCTGCACAGCTGCATTG GTAATGCACTGATGGATCTTGGGAAAATGGATAAGGCTCTGAATCATCACAAGAAGGACTTAGAGCTGGCTAAGCAAGG tGATCTCATGGACAGCAAATCCAGAGCTCTGGACAATATCGGCCGTGTGTATGCACGCATCGGAAAGTTTCAACAAGCTATAGAGGT CTGGGAGGAGAAGGTTCCTCTAGTATGTAGTGGGTTAGAGAAAGCCTGGTTGTTCCATGAGATCGGTTGCTGTTACCTGGAGCTGAAGCGTTACATTGAAGCAAGAGATTATGGATCCCGCTCTCTTGCGGCTGCAGATGACATCAGGGATGGGAAATGGCAGCTCAATGCCAGTGTGCTAGTGGCACAGGTAGAAT TGAAGCTGGGTAATAACAAGGCCAGTGTGTTACACTTTGAGAGGGCACTGGACCGGGCAAAACTGATGCATGACGACTCTGCCAGAGAAGCCATCCAGAAG GCTCTTCGTGAAGCAAGGCAAAAAGTGACTCAGTAA
- the LOC127648229 gene encoding outer dynein arm-docking complex subunit 4-like isoform X3, with protein MFENGEEQGPKSTFTTYMAEGDQLFHKGEYVKATESFSAALSLQPGEKTCLVARSKCYVKLGDAESALNDAEASLKDNKDFFKGLYQKAEALYTMGDFEFALVYYHRGHKLRPELQEFRLGIQKAQEAIGNSVGSPSSVKLETKGDLAYFHKSIGVRQKHFIDSHKKEPRQHGQKMPKRERTAKQLLGELYRDREYLEKLLQDEALSAGKAESSLKKARELMKAVQGWTDGVLPNKKEVIGNLHSCIGNALMDLGKMDKALNHHKKDLELAKQGDLMDSKSRALDNIGRVYARIGKFQQAIEVWEEKVPLVCSGLEKAWLFHEIGCCYLELKRYIEARDYGSRSLAAADDIRDGKWQLNASVLVAQVELKLGNNKASVLHFERALDRAKLMHDDSAREAIQKALREARQKVTQ; from the exons ATGTTCGAAAACGGAGAAGAGCAAGGACCGAAGAGTACCTTTACCACCTATATGGCTGAAGGTGACCAGCTGTTTCACAAAGGAGAATATGTTAAAGCTACTGAGAGCTTCTCCGCG GCTTTAAGTTTGCAGCCGGGTGAAAAGACCTGTCTGGTGGCCAGATCCAAGTGTTATGTGAAGCTGGGAGATGCAGAGAGCGCGCTGAACGATGCCGAGGCATCCCTCAAAGACAACAAGGACTTCTTTAAG GGTCTGTACCAAAAGGCAGAGGCCCTGTACACTATGGGCGATTTTGAGTTTGCATTGGTCTACTATCACAGAGGCCATAAGCTACGTCCAGAGCTTCAGGAGTTCAGACTGGGTATTCAGAAAGCTCAAGAGGCAATTGGCAACTCTGTGGGGA GTCCTTCCTCTGTCAAGCTGGAGACTAAAGGAGACTTGGCTTACTTTCACAAATCTATTGGG GTTCGTCAAAAGCATTTTATTGATTCTCACAAGAAGGAACCAAGACAGCACGGCCAGAAGATGCCCAAAAGGGAAAGAACAGCCAAGCAACTTCTAGGAGAGCTTTACCGCGACAGAGAGTACCTGGAGAAACTTCTTCAAGATGAGG CCTTGAGTGCAGGTAAGGCAGAGAGCAGCCTGAAGAAGGCCCGTGAGCTCATGAAGGCAGTGCAGGGATGGACTGATGGGGTTCTGCCTAATAAAAAAGAAGTGATTGGGAACCTGCACAGCTGCATTG GTAATGCACTGATGGATCTTGGGAAAATGGATAAGGCTCTGAATCATCACAAGAAGGACTTAGAGCTGGCTAAGCAAGG tGATCTCATGGACAGCAAATCCAGAGCTCTGGACAATATCGGCCGTGTGTATGCACGCATCGGAAAGTTTCAACAAGCTATAGAGGT CTGGGAGGAGAAGGTTCCTCTAGTATGTAGTGGGTTAGAGAAAGCCTGGTTGTTCCATGAGATCGGTTGCTGTTACCTGGAGCTGAAGCGTTACATTGAAGCAAGAGATTATGGATCCCGCTCTCTTGCGGCTGCAGATGACATCAGGGATGGGAAATGGCAGCTCAATGCCAGTGTGCTAGTGGCACAGGTAGAAT TGAAGCTGGGTAATAACAAGGCCAGTGTGTTACACTTTGAGAGGGCACTGGACCGGGCAAAACTGATGCATGACGACTCTGCCAGAGAAGCCATCCAGAAG GCTCTTCGTGAAGCAAGGCAAAAAGTGACTCAGTAA
- the LOC127648229 gene encoding outer dynein arm-docking complex subunit 4-like isoform X1, which produces MFENGEEQGPKSTFTTYMAEGDQLFHKGEYVKATESFSAALSLQPGEKTCLVARSKCYVKLGDAESALNDAEASLKDNKDFFKGLYQKAEALYTMGDFEFALVYYHRGHKLRPELQEFRLGIQKAQEAIGNSVGSPSSVKLETKGDLAYFHKSIGVRQKHFIDSHKKEPRQHGQKMPKRERTAKQLLGELYRDREYLEKLLQDEDLIKGKIRTGERVQDLIEGCISYLDTRTEFWQQQKPIYARQRDRKLMQQQWSRALHKPPSDPTRHVLTSLEEIDTALSAGKAESSLKKARELMKAVQGWTDGVLPNKKEVIGNLHSCIGNALMDLGKMDKALNHHKKDLELAKQGDLMDSKSRALDNIGRVYARIGKFQQAIEVWEEKVPLVCSGLEKAWLFHEIGCCYLELKRYIEARDYGSRSLAAADDIRDGKWQLNASVLVAQVELKLGNNKASVLHFERALDRAKLMHDDSAREAIQKALREARQKVTQ; this is translated from the exons ATGTTCGAAAACGGAGAAGAGCAAGGACCGAAGAGTACCTTTACCACCTATATGGCTGAAGGTGACCAGCTGTTTCACAAAGGAGAATATGTTAAAGCTACTGAGAGCTTCTCCGCG GCTTTAAGTTTGCAGCCGGGTGAAAAGACCTGTCTGGTGGCCAGATCCAAGTGTTATGTGAAGCTGGGAGATGCAGAGAGCGCGCTGAACGATGCCGAGGCATCCCTCAAAGACAACAAGGACTTCTTTAAG GGTCTGTACCAAAAGGCAGAGGCCCTGTACACTATGGGCGATTTTGAGTTTGCATTGGTCTACTATCACAGAGGCCATAAGCTACGTCCAGAGCTTCAGGAGTTCAGACTGGGTATTCAGAAAGCTCAAGAGGCAATTGGCAACTCTGTGGGGA GTCCTTCCTCTGTCAAGCTGGAGACTAAAGGAGACTTGGCTTACTTTCACAAATCTATTGGG GTTCGTCAAAAGCATTTTATTGATTCTCACAAGAAGGAACCAAGACAGCACGGCCAGAAGATGCCCAAAAGGGAAAGAACAGCCAAGCAACTTCTAGGAGAGCTTTACCGCGACAGAGAGTACCTGGAGAAACTTCTTCAAGATGAGG ATCTCATAAAAGGTAAAATACGAACTGGAGAGCGTGTGCAAGATCTGATTGAAGGCTGTATCTCATATCTGGACACACGGACGGAGTTCTGGCAGCAGCAGAAGCCCATCTACGCACGCCAGCGGGACAGAAAACTGATGCAGCAGCAGTGGAGTCGTGCTCTTCACAAACCCCCTTCTGATCCCACCCGCCATGTCCTCACCAGCCTAGAGGAAATTGACACAG CCTTGAGTGCAGGTAAGGCAGAGAGCAGCCTGAAGAAGGCCCGTGAGCTCATGAAGGCAGTGCAGGGATGGACTGATGGGGTTCTGCCTAATAAAAAAGAAGTGATTGGGAACCTGCACAGCTGCATTG GTAATGCACTGATGGATCTTGGGAAAATGGATAAGGCTCTGAATCATCACAAGAAGGACTTAGAGCTGGCTAAGCAAGG tGATCTCATGGACAGCAAATCCAGAGCTCTGGACAATATCGGCCGTGTGTATGCACGCATCGGAAAGTTTCAACAAGCTATAGAGGT CTGGGAGGAGAAGGTTCCTCTAGTATGTAGTGGGTTAGAGAAAGCCTGGTTGTTCCATGAGATCGGTTGCTGTTACCTGGAGCTGAAGCGTTACATTGAAGCAAGAGATTATGGATCCCGCTCTCTTGCGGCTGCAGATGACATCAGGGATGGGAAATGGCAGCTCAATGCCAGTGTGCTAGTGGCACAGGTAGAAT TGAAGCTGGGTAATAACAAGGCCAGTGTGTTACACTTTGAGAGGGCACTGGACCGGGCAAAACTGATGCATGACGACTCTGCCAGAGAAGCCATCCAGAAG GCTCTTCGTGAAGCAAGGCAAAAAGTGACTCAGTAA